The Oreochromis niloticus isolate F11D_XX linkage group LG15, O_niloticus_UMD_NMBU, whole genome shotgun sequence genome includes a region encoding these proteins:
- the LOC100700283 gene encoding myosin-6: MGDSLMAEFGKAAPYLRKSEKERLEAQTRPFDIKTECFVVDTKEEYVKGKILSKDGGMVTVQKEDGTTVTVKESDTHPQNPPKFDKIEDMAMFTFLHEPAVLFNLKERYAAWMIYTYSGLFCVTVNPYKWLPVYDAEVVAAYRGKKRSEAPPHIFSISDNAYQYMLTDRENQSVLITGESGAGKTVNTKRVIQYFASIAAVGGASKKDSSKGTLEDQIIQANPALEAFGNAKTVRNDNSSRFGKFIRIHFGTSGKLSSADIETYLLEKSRVTFQLKAERNYHIFYQILSNQKPELLDMLLITNNPYDYSYISQGEVTVASINDSEELMATDGAFDVLGFTPEEKMSVYKLTGAIMHYGNMKFKQKQREEQAEPDGTEAADKSAYLMGLNSADLIKGLCHPRVKVGNEYVTKGQSVDQVYYAIGALAKSVYEKMFNWMVVRINQSLDTKQHRQYFIGVLDIAGFEIFDFNTFEQLCINFTNEKLQQFFNHHMFILEQEEYKKEGIEWEFIDFGMDLQACIDLIEKPLGILSILEEECMFPKASDQTFKAKLYDNHLGKNKMFEKPRAAKGKAEAHFALVHYAGTVDYNIAGWLVKNKDPLNETVVGLYQKSSLKLLSLLFSNYAGADGGDKGSGKGAKKKGSSFQTVSALHRENLNKLMTNLKTTHPHFVRCLIPNERKTPGVMDNCLVMHQLRCNGVLEGIRICRKGFPNRVLYGDFKQRYRILNASAIPEGQFIDCKKSTEKLLGSLDIDHTQYKFGHTKVFFKAGLLGTLEEMRDEQLSRIITRIQANARGLLMRKEFIKLVERRDALMVIQWNLRSFLGVKNWPWMKLFFKIKPLLKSAESEKEMANMKDEFNKLKETLEKSEARRKELEEKIVTLLQEKNDLTLQIQSEQDTLTDAEERCEQLIKSKIQLEAKLKEMTERLEDEEELNADLTAKKRKLEDECSELKKDIDDLELTLAKVEKEKHATENKVKNLMEEMASQDENIAKLTKEKRALQEAHQQTLDDLQSEEDKANTLTKAKAKLEQQVDDLEGSLEQEKKVRMDLERSKRKLEGDLKLIQENLMDLENDKQQLEEKIKKKDFEVTQITSRLEDEQIASVQLQKKLKESQARIEEVEEELDAERAARAKVEKQRSDLSRELEDISERLEEAGGATSAQVELNKKREAEFQKLRRELEESTLQHEATAATLRKKHADTVAELGEQIDNLQRVKQKLEKEKSELKLELDDLCSNMENVVKTKANFEKMCRTMEDNMNEYKSKCEEAQRTINELTTQRAKLLTENGELGRQLEEKDCLISQLTRGKNSYNQQMEDLRRQLEEELKAKNALAHAVQSARHDCDLLREQFEEEQEAKAELQRALSKSNTEISAWRTKYETDGIQRTEELEEAKKKLVQRLQEAEEAIEAVNAKCSSLEKTKHRLQNEIEDLMLDLERSNAASAALDKKQRTFDKVLAEWKQKFEESQCELEASQKEARSLSTELFKLRNAYEECLDQLETMKRENKNLQEEISDLTDQLGEGGRSAHELEKIRKELEQEKVELQSALEEAEGSLEHEESKILRAQLEFNQVKADMERKLAEKDEEMDQAKRNYQRMVESLQSSLESETRSRNEAMRVKKKMEGDLNEMEIQLSQANRQAAEAQKQVKTLQAFLKDTQLQLDDTQHGNDDLKENIALLERRNNLIQAELEEVRAALEQTERSRKLAEQELTEATERMQLLHSQNTSLINQKKKHEADLLHLQCEVEEAIQENRNAEEKAKKAITDAAMMAEELKKEQDTSAHLERMKKNMEQTIKDLQHRLDEAEQIAMKGGKKQLQKLETRIKELENELEAEQKRGAESIKGVRKYERRIKELTYQTEEDRKNMARLQDLVDKLQLKAKSYKRAAEEAEEAANINMAKLRKLQHELEEAEERADIAESQVNKLRAKTRDGSSKKGLDE; the protein is encoded by the coding sequence ATGGGCGACTCTCTGATGGCCGAGTTTGGGAAGGCTGCTCCTTACCTGAGGAAGTCTGAGAAGGAGCGTCTGGAGGCTCAGACCAGACCCTTTGACATCAAGACTGAATGTTTTGTAGTTGACACTAAAGAAGAATATGTCAAGGGAAAAATCCTGAGCAAGGACGGAGGGATGGTGACGGTCCAGAAGGAAGATGGAACAACGGTGACAGTTAAGGAATCTGACACTCACCCCCAGAACCCACCCAAGTTTGATAAAATCGAAGACATGGCAATGTTTACATTCCTCCACGAGCCCGCCGTGCTGTTTAACCTCAAAGAGCGTTACGCAGCCTGGATGATCTATACCTACTCCGGGCTCTTCTGTGTCACCGTCAACCCCTACAAGTGGCTTCCTGTCTATGATGCTGAAGTGGTGGCTGCCTACAGGGGGAAGAAGAGGAGCGAGGCCCCTCCTCACATCTTTTCCATTTCTGATAATGCCTACCAGTACATGCTGACAGACCGGGAGAACCAGTCGGTCCTCATCACCGGAGAATCTGGAGCAGGAAAGACTGTGAACACCAAGAGAGTCATTCAGTACTTTGCCAGCATCGCTGCAGTTGGTGGTGCAAGCAAAAAAGACAGCAGCAAGGGGACTCTGGAGGATCAAATCATCCAGGCGAACCCGGCACTGGAGGCCTTTGGCAATGCCAAAACGGTGAGAAACGACAACTCGTCACGTTTTGGAAAATTTATCCGAATCCATTTCGGCACGAGCGGTAAGCTGTCGTCTGCTGACATAGAGACGTATCTGCTAGAGAAGTCACGAGTTACCTTTCAGCTAAAGGCCGAAAGGAATTACCACATATTTTACCAGATCCTGTCCAATCAGAAGCCAGAGTTGTTGGACATGCTGTTGATCACCAACAACCCATATGACTACTCCTACATCTCCCAAGGAGAGGTAACAGTTGCTTCCATCAACGACTCGGAGGAGCTGATGGCCACCGATGGTGCCTTTGATGTGCTTGGCTTCACTCCAGAGGAGAAAATGAGTGTCTACAAGCTAACTGGTGCCATTATGCACTATGGCAACATGAAGTTCAAACAGAAGCAGCGCGAGGAGCAGGCTGAACCTGATGGAACTGAGGCTGCTGATAAATCAGCTTACTTGATGGGGCTCAACTCTGCTGATCTCATCAAAGGGCTTTGCCACCCCCGAGTTAAGGTAGGAAATGAATATGTCACCAAAGGGCAGAGTGTGGACCAAGTTTACTATGCCATTGGTGCTCTGGCTAAGTCAGTGTATGAGAAGATGTTCAATTGGATGGTGGTGAGAATTAACCAATCACTGGACACCAAACAGCACCGTCAGTACTTCATAGGAGTGCTGGACATCGCCGGGTTTGAGATCTTTGATTTCAACACCTTTGAGCAGCTGTGCATCAACTTTACCAATGAGAAACTGCAACAGTTTTTCAACCACCACATGTTCATCTTGGAGCAAGAGGAGTACAAAAAAGAAGGAATCGAATGGGAGTTCATTGACTTTGGCATGGACCTCCAGGCCTGCATAGACTTGATTGAGAAACCTCTGGGGATCCTGTCCATTCTGGAGGAAGAATGCATGTTTCCCAAAGCTAGCGACCAGACCTTCAAGGCCAAGCTCTATGACAACCATCTGGGTAAGAACAAGATGTTTGAGAAGCCTCGGGCAGCAAAGGGGAAAGCAGAGGCCCATTTCGCCCTTGTTCACTATGCTGGGACAGTGGACTACAACATCGCTGGCTGGCTGGTCAAAAACAAAGACCCCCTAAATGAGACAGTGGTTGGTCTTTATCAGAAATCCTCTCTGAAGCTTCTCAGTCTTCTGTTTTCAAACTATGCAGGAGCTGATGGAGGAGACAAGGGAAGTGGAAAAGGAGCCAAGAAGAAAGGCTCCTCCTTTCAGACGGTGTCTGCGCTTCACAGAGAAAACCTGAACAAGCTGATGACAAACCTGAAGACCACTCATCCACACTTTGTCCGCTGTCTGATTCCTAATGAAAGGAAAACTCCAGGAGTCATGGACAACTGCCTCGTGATGCACCAGCTACGCTGTAATGGGGTCCTGGAAGGCATCCGGATTTGCAGGAAAGGTTTTCCAAACAGGGTGCTCTACGGAGACTTCAAACAGAGGTACAGGATCTTGAATGCATCCGCCATCCCAGAGGGTCAGTTCATAGACTGCAAGAAAAGTACTGAAAAGCTGTTAGGATCGCTGGACATTGACCACACTCAGTATAAGTTTGGTCACACAAAAGTCTTTTTTAAAGCCGGCCTGCTGGGTACACTGGAGGAGATGCGAGATGAGCAACTCTCTCGAATCATCACCAGGATCCAGGCCAATGCCCGAGGGCTCCTCATGAGGAAGGAGTTTATTAAGCTTGTGGAACGTAGAGATGCCCTGATGGTCATTCAGTGGAACCTTCGGTCTTTCCTTGGGGTGAAAAACTGGCCCTGGATGAAACTCTTCTTCAAGATCAAACCCCTGCTGAAGAGTGCAGAGTCTGAGAAGGAGATGGCCAACATGAAGGATGAATTCAACAAGCTAAAGGAAACTCTGGAGAAATCAGAGGCAAGACGAAAAGAACTGGAGGAGAAAATAGTGACTCTCCTCCAAGAGAAGAATGATCTGACCCTTCAGATTCAGTCTGAACAGGACACCCTAACTGATGCTGAGGAACGCTGTGAACAGCTGATCAAGAGTAAGATTCAACTGGAGGCAAAGCtaaaagaaatgacagaaagactggaggatgaagaggagctgAACGCTGATCTGACAGCAAAGAAACGCAAGCTTGAAGATGaatgttcagagctgaagaaggacATAGATGACCTGGAGCTAACGTTAGCCAAGGTGGAAAAAGAGAAACATGCTACAGAGAATAAGGTGAAAAACCTGATGGAGGAGATGGCTTCACAGGATGAGAACATCGCAAAGCTAACCAAAGAGAAGAGGGCGCTGCAGGAGGCTCACCAGCAAACTCTGGATGACCTGCAGAGTGAAGAAGACAAAGCTAACACTTTGACCAAAGCTAAAGCTAAGCTGGAGCAACAAGTGGATGATCTGGAGGGATCGCTGGAGCAAGAGAAGAAAGTCAGGATGGACCTGGAGCGCTCAAAGAGGAAGCTCGAGGGAGACCTGAAACTGATCCAGGAGAACTTGATGGACTTGGAGAATGACAAGCAGCAGCTGGAGGAAAAAATCAAGAAGAAAGACTTTGAGGTCACCCAAATAACTTCAAGACTAGAAGATGAGCAGATTGCATCAGTTCAGCTCCAGAAGAAGCTCAAAGAAAGCCAGGCAAGAAttgaggaggtggaggaggagctggATGCTGAGCGAGCAGCCCGGGCCAAGGTGGAGAAACAGCGTTCTGATCTTTCCCGCGAGCTTGAGGACATCAGTGAACGTCTAGAGGAAGCTGGAGGAGCCACATCAGCTCAGGTGGAGCTGAATAAAAAGAGAGAAGCTGAGTTTCAGAAGCTGCGTAGAGAGCTGGAGGAATCAACCCTGCAACATGAGGCCACCGCTGCCACCCTGAGGAAGAAACATGCCGACACCGTCGCTGAACTGGGAGAACAGATTGATAACCTTCAGCGTGTCAAACAAAAACTGGAGAAGGAAAAGAGTGAGCTGAAGCTAGAGCTCGATGACTTGTGCTCAAACATGGAAAATGTAGTGAAGACAAAGGCAAACTTTGAGAAAATGTGCCGAACGATGGAAGACAACATGAATGAGTACAAGAGCAAATGTGAGGAGGCTCAAAGGACCATCAATGAGCTGACAACCCAGAGGGCCAAGCTCCTCACTGAAAATGGTGAGCTTGGCCGGCAGCTGGAGGAGAAGGATTGTCTGATATCACAGCTTACTCGAGGGAAGAACTCGTACAACCAGCAGATGGAAGATCTGCGCAGACAGCTGGAGGAGGAACTAAAGGCAAAGAACGCTCTTGCCCATGCTGTTCAGTCTGCTCGTCATGACTGTGATCTGCTCCGAGAACAATTTGAGGAAGAGCAGGAAGCCAAGGCTGAACTGCAGAGAGCTCTGTCTAAATCCAACACTGAAATCTCTGCATGGAGGACCAAATATGAAACGGACGGCATCCAGAGAACTGAGGAGCTGGAAGAAGCAAAAAAGAAGCTTGTTCAGAGACTGCAGGAGGCCGAGGAGGCCATTGAGGCTGTGAACGCAAAGTGTTCGTCCcttgagaaaaccaaacaccgGCTCCAAAATGAGATTGAAGACCTCATGCTGGACCTGGAGAGATCTAATGCGGCATCCGCAGCActggacaaaaaacaaagaaccttTGACAAAGTCTTGGCAGAGTGGAAGCAAAAATTTGAGGAGTCGCAGTGTGAGTTAGAGGCATCTCAGAAAGAGGCTCGATCTCTGAGCACTGAGCTCTTCAAACTCAGGAATGCCTATGAAGAATGTCTGGATCAACTCGAGACAATGAAGAGAGAGAATAAAAATCTCCAAGAAGAAATCTCAGACCTCACTGACCAGCTGGGAGAAGGTGGCCGCAGCGCCCACGAACTAGAGAAGATCAGAAAGGAACTTGAACAAGAAAAGGTTGAGCTACAGTCGGCGCTGGAGGAAGCTGAAGGTTCCCTGGAGCATGAAGAGAGCAAGATCCTCAGAGCTCAACTGGAGTTCAACCAAGTGAAGGCTGACATGGAGCGCAAGCTGGCCGAGAAAGACGAGGAAATGGACCAGGCCAAGAGGAACTACCAGCGTATGGTGGAATCACTACAGTCCTCTCTGGAGTCCGAAACCAGGAGCCGAAATGAAGCCATGAGAGTAAAGAAGAAGATGGAAGGTGACCTCAATGAGATGGAGATTCAGCTGAGCCAAGCTAACAGGCAGGCAGCTGAAGCCCAGAAACAGGTGAAGACCCTCCAGGCGTTCCTGAAGGACACTCAGCTGCAACTAGATGACACGCAGCATGGCAACGATGACCTGAAAGAAAACATTGCTCTGCTTGAACGCCGAAACAACCTCATCCAGGCTGAACTGGAGGAAGTGAGAGCCGCACTCGAGCAGACTGAGAGAAGTCGGAAACTGGCCGAACAGGAGCTGACCGAGGCAACGGAGCGAATGCAACTCCTGCACTCCCAAAACACCAGCCTGATCAACCAGAAGAAGAAGCACGAAGCAGACCTCCTACACCTGCAGTGTGAGGTGGAGGAAGCCATACAGGAGAACCGCAATGCTGAGGAGAAGGCAAAGAAGGCGATCACAGATGCAGCCATGATGGCTgaggagctgaagaaggagCAGGACACCAGCGCCCATCTGGAGCGCATGAAGAAGAACATGGAGCAGACCATCAAAGACCTGCAGCACCGTCTGGATGAGGCCGAGCAGATCGCCATGAAGGGTGGCAAGAAGCAGCTCCAGAAACTGGAGACTCGCATCAAAGAGCTGGAGAATGAGCTGGAGGCAGAGCAGAAGAGGGGAGCCGAGTCCATCAAAGGGGTTCGCAAGTACGAGCGCCGCATCAAAGAGCTCACCTACCAGACCGAGGAGGACCGCAAGAACATGGCCCGCCTCCAGGACCTGGTCGACAAGCTGCAGCTGAAGGCCAAGTCCTACAAGAGAGCGGCCGAGGAGGCCGAGGAGGCGGCCAACATCAACATGGCAAAACTACGCAAGCTGCAGCACGAGCTGGAGGAGGCGGAGGAGCGGGCAGACATCGCCGAGTCGCAGGTGAACAAGCTGAGGGCAAAGACTAGGGATGGATCGTCTAAAAAGGGCCTGGATGAGTga